The following are encoded in a window of Polycladomyces subterraneus genomic DNA:
- a CDS encoding RNA-binding protein, with product MNREALFAHFRPEERPFAERVLDWVYRAAEKYQPVQTPFLDPRQQFIVRSLVNREPDIGVWSDGGYEGAERCRMWVHPPHFPPDELPSGLAFLAIRPLSGKELKHPDVLGSLLGLGIKREKLGDLLLHSEGCHAIVADELADYIRLQLSRVGRETVSVEEIGREDLVIPEREAIAQSITVASLRVDAVCAEGFRLSRSKAAQSIKSGKCKVNWKVVDNPAETVAEQDMISLRGFGRLLVEKIDGRTKKGRFWVEVLKMR from the coding sequence ATCGCGAAGCGTTGTTCGCTCATTTTCGACCGGAGGAACGACCATTCGCGGAGAGGGTCCTGGATTGGGTTTACCGAGCTGCGGAGAAGTATCAACCTGTGCAGACACCGTTTTTGGACCCTCGCCAGCAGTTTATCGTCCGGTCCTTGGTCAATCGGGAGCCGGATATCGGGGTGTGGTCCGACGGAGGGTATGAAGGAGCGGAACGGTGTCGCATGTGGGTGCATCCCCCTCATTTCCCACCGGACGAATTGCCGTCCGGTTTGGCTTTTCTTGCCATTCGCCCGCTTTCGGGAAAAGAGCTGAAGCACCCAGACGTATTGGGTTCCTTGCTGGGATTGGGGATCAAGCGTGAGAAGTTGGGGGATCTGCTTCTGCATTCGGAAGGCTGCCATGCGATCGTAGCGGATGAATTGGCCGATTATATCAGATTACAATTAAGCCGTGTCGGCAGGGAGACGGTATCCGTCGAGGAGATCGGCCGGGAGGATTTGGTGATCCCGGAACGCGAGGCGATCGCTCAGTCCATCACGGTAGCGTCGCTTCGTGTGGATGCCGTGTGCGCCGAAGGTTTCCGCCTCTCTCGCTCTAAAGCGGCACAGTCGATTAAGAGCGGCAAATGCAAAGTGAACTGGAAGGTCGTTGATAACCCTGCCGAAACGGTTGCCGAACAGGATATGATCTCGCTTCGGGGATTCGGTCGCCTGCTTGTGGAAAAGATAGATGGGAGGACAAAAAAGGGGAGGTTCTGGGTCGAAGTCCTGAAAATGAGATAA
- a CDS encoding DivIVA domain-containing protein: protein MPLTPYDIHNKEFSRSFRGYDVDEVNDFLDQIIKDFEFLIREKQQLEEQVEELQAELERLMEQQTMSPVQAPQPQSPQPPQPRYQPEPMYQQPSAAALTSMEQSIHKSIRVAQEVAEEVRLNAKKEAELIVQEAEKNADRIINEALQKARAIHSELVGLKQKATIYRARFRTLVQSHLDILENSDWESLEELEEGLEETGKQLEQLAQPSEPDMEEEELHHDFDEYHHNHHEEYQDPMDQHEPSYQLEEEDEPRRELRRTSRKLKKKAMF, encoded by the coding sequence ATGCCGCTTACGCCTTATGATATACACAATAAGGAATTCAGCCGATCTTTCCGTGGTTACGATGTAGATGAAGTAAACGATTTTTTGGATCAGATCATTAAAGACTTTGAATTCCTGATCCGCGAAAAGCAGCAGCTGGAAGAACAAGTGGAAGAATTGCAGGCAGAATTGGAGCGGTTAATGGAACAACAAACCATGTCTCCGGTCCAAGCTCCTCAGCCGCAATCGCCGCAGCCGCCGCAGCCGCGTTATCAACCCGAACCGATGTACCAACAGCCGTCCGCGGCCGCGTTGACCTCGATGGAACAAAGTATCCACAAATCGATCCGCGTGGCCCAGGAAGTGGCCGAAGAAGTGCGGTTGAACGCGAAGAAGGAAGCGGAACTGATCGTGCAGGAAGCGGAGAAAAATGCCGACCGCATCATCAACGAAGCGTTGCAAAAAGCGCGCGCCATCCACAGCGAGTTGGTCGGCCTGAAGCAAAAAGCGACGATTTACCGCGCCCGTTTCCGTACGTTGGTGCAATCTCATTTGGATATTCTGGAGAATAGCGATTGGGAGTCTCTCGAGGAGCTGGAAGAAGGACTGGAGGAAACTGGCAAACAACTGGAGCAATTGGCCCAACCGTCTGAACCGGATATGGAAGAAGAGGAGCTCCATCACGATTTCGATGAATATCATCATAACCATCATGAAGAGTACCAAGATCCGATGGATCAACATGAACCCTCTTATCAGCTGGAAGAAGAGGACGAACCGCGTCGTGAATTGCGTCGCACGTCTCGTAAGCTGAAGAAGAAAGCGATGTTTTAA
- the ileS gene encoding isoleucine--tRNA ligase: MDYSKTLHLPKTDFPMRANLPKREPDWQKWWDEIDLYRKTREKRKGRPKFILHDGPPYANGDIHIGHALNKILKDIIVRFKNLQGYDAPYVPGWDTHGLPIEHAIITKKGVNRKEVDPVTFRELCKEYALSFVEKQKAQFKRLGVQGDWENPYITLKPEYEAEQVRVFGEMVRKGFIYRGLKAVYWSPSSETALAEAEIEYKDKRSPSIYVAFPVQDGNGVLPEANTAVVIWTTTPWTIPANLGIAIHPDFQYTLVKAGDRQLLMADELVDQVMKTCGITDYERVGSWKGSELEGVVCRHPFYDRKSPVVLGDHVTLDAGTGCVHTAPGHGEEDFLLGQKYNLGVLCPVDEKGRMTEEAPGFEGLFYDDANKAVTQKLEEVGALLKLSFITHQYPHDWRTKKPVIFRATYQWFASINGFREQMLEAIRKVKWTPAWGENRLHNMIADRGDWCISRQRVWGVPLPIFYCEQCGEPYITEESIEHIAALFAREGSSVWYAKDVDELLPDQAACESCGHTSFRKETDTMDVWFDSGSSHRAVLKQREELQWPADMYLEGSDQYRGWFNSSLSTAVATTGQAPYREVLSHGFTLDGEGRKMSKSLGNTIEPQKVIQQYGADILRLWVASVDYQADVRVSDEILKQIAEAYRKIRNTFRFLLGNLADFDPAKDSVPVEKWPELDRFAYIQLQRLIERVTRAYEAYEFHQVYYAIHHFCTVFLSQFYLDVLKDRLYTLPADAETRRASQTVLYRMLTTLNPLISPILPHTAEEVWQHTPGKTEESVHLTDLPQVDRSVLDDTLEKKWNAFLEVRDVVLKALEEARQNKVIGNSLGASVHLYPDEGTHRLLSEIEDLSALFIVSHTELHAPGTEPAEGAVVGKGIAVKVEVAPGEKCERCWVVTPTVGQDPDHPTICARCAEIVRKLDTGIA; encoded by the coding sequence ATGGATTACAGCAAAACGCTACATCTGCCGAAAACGGATTTCCCCATGCGGGCTAATCTGCCCAAACGGGAACCGGATTGGCAAAAATGGTGGGATGAGATTGATCTGTATCGGAAAACACGTGAAAAACGAAAAGGCCGTCCGAAATTCATCCTGCACGACGGACCGCCGTACGCCAACGGCGACATCCATATCGGCCATGCGTTGAATAAAATCTTGAAGGACATCATCGTCCGGTTTAAAAACCTGCAAGGATATGATGCCCCGTATGTCCCAGGATGGGACACACACGGACTGCCCATCGAGCACGCCATCATCACCAAAAAAGGGGTCAACCGCAAAGAGGTGGATCCTGTTACATTCCGCGAGTTGTGCAAGGAATACGCTCTGTCGTTTGTGGAAAAACAAAAAGCGCAATTTAAGCGCCTGGGCGTGCAAGGGGATTGGGAAAACCCGTACATTACCTTGAAACCGGAATATGAAGCGGAACAGGTGCGCGTTTTCGGTGAAATGGTCCGCAAAGGCTTTATTTATCGCGGGCTGAAGGCGGTATATTGGTCTCCTTCTTCGGAAACGGCTTTGGCGGAAGCGGAGATCGAATACAAGGACAAGCGTTCGCCTTCCATCTATGTGGCGTTCCCGGTGCAGGACGGAAATGGCGTGTTGCCTGAAGCCAACACGGCGGTCGTCATCTGGACCACCACCCCGTGGACGATCCCAGCCAACCTGGGTATTGCCATTCATCCCGATTTCCAGTACACCCTGGTCAAGGCGGGAGACCGACAATTGCTGATGGCAGATGAATTGGTGGATCAAGTGATGAAGACTTGCGGCATCACCGATTACGAACGGGTAGGTTCGTGGAAGGGGAGCGAACTGGAAGGCGTTGTATGCCGTCATCCTTTCTACGACCGGAAATCCCCGGTGGTTCTGGGCGATCACGTGACGTTGGATGCGGGTACCGGTTGCGTTCACACGGCTCCTGGCCACGGAGAAGAGGACTTCCTCCTCGGGCAAAAATACAATTTGGGCGTATTGTGTCCCGTGGATGAAAAAGGCCGGATGACGGAGGAAGCCCCCGGATTTGAAGGACTGTTTTACGACGACGCCAACAAAGCGGTGACACAGAAGCTGGAAGAAGTGGGCGCCTTGTTGAAATTGTCGTTTATCACCCACCAATACCCCCATGATTGGCGGACGAAAAAGCCGGTGATCTTCCGGGCGACCTATCAATGGTTCGCTTCGATCAACGGATTCCGCGAACAGATGCTGGAAGCGATCCGGAAAGTGAAATGGACGCCTGCTTGGGGAGAAAACCGTTTGCACAACATGATCGCAGACCGCGGTGATTGGTGCATTTCTCGGCAACGCGTTTGGGGCGTTCCGCTGCCCATTTTCTATTGCGAACAATGCGGAGAGCCTTATATCACCGAAGAATCGATCGAGCACATCGCTGCCCTGTTTGCACGGGAAGGCTCTTCTGTTTGGTATGCAAAAGATGTCGACGAGCTGTTGCCGGATCAAGCGGCTTGTGAATCCTGCGGCCACACTTCATTCCGCAAAGAAACGGATACGATGGATGTATGGTTCGATTCCGGTTCGAGCCACCGGGCTGTTTTGAAACAACGGGAAGAACTCCAGTGGCCGGCCGACATGTATTTGGAAGGATCGGACCAGTATCGCGGATGGTTTAACTCGTCGCTGTCGACGGCAGTGGCCACGACCGGGCAGGCACCGTACCGGGAAGTGTTGAGCCACGGGTTCACGTTGGATGGCGAAGGGCGGAAAATGTCCAAGTCACTCGGCAATACGATTGAGCCGCAAAAAGTAATTCAACAATACGGTGCGGACATTCTGCGTCTGTGGGTGGCTTCGGTCGATTATCAGGCCGATGTACGTGTCTCCGATGAGATTTTGAAGCAAATCGCGGAGGCGTATCGAAAAATCCGCAATACATTCCGCTTCCTGCTGGGGAACCTGGCCGATTTCGATCCGGCGAAGGACAGTGTCCCTGTTGAAAAATGGCCGGAGTTGGATCGATTCGCCTACATTCAGCTCCAACGGCTGATCGAGCGAGTCACACGGGCTTATGAGGCGTACGAGTTCCATCAAGTGTACTATGCGATCCATCATTTCTGCACCGTGTTTTTGAGCCAGTTCTATTTGGATGTGTTGAAGGATCGCCTGTACACATTGCCTGCCGATGCCGAAACACGACGGGCTTCGCAAACTGTGCTGTATCGTATGCTGACCACCCTCAACCCGCTGATCAGCCCGATTCTGCCGCATACGGCGGAGGAAGTGTGGCAACACACACCGGGCAAAACGGAAGAAAGTGTTCATCTGACCGATCTGCCGCAAGTGGATCGTAGTGTTTTGGACGATACATTGGAGAAAAAATGGAATGCCTTCCTCGAGGTACGTGACGTTGTGCTGAAAGCGTTGGAGGAAGCGCGGCAAAACAAGGTGATCGGTAATTCGCTAGGTGCGTCCGTACACCTGTATCCGGATGAAGGCACGCATCGGTTGTTGTCGGAGATTGAAGATCTATCCGCCTTGTTCATCGTCTCCCACACCGAACTGCATGCACCCGGTACCGAACCGGCAGAGGGTGCTGTGGTCGGGAAAGGAATCGCAGTCAAGGTGGAAGTGGCGCCGGGCGAAAAATGTGAGCGTTGTTGGGTGGTAACACCGACAGTGGGGCAGGATCCGGATCATCCGACGATTTGTGCCCGTTGTGCGGAAATCGTGCGGAAGTTGGATACCGGCATAGCGTGA
- a CDS encoding DUF5665 domain-containing protein: MGERVQGNRRWFGRIDRQLKILARRLEATEIAEYVQLLNHPLRLILINIFTGIARGIGIAIGFTLFAAFIVYALQRIGALNLPVIGNFVAEIAKIVQAELDLNRPTY; this comes from the coding sequence GTGGGGGAACGTGTACAGGGAAACCGCCGTTGGTTCGGGCGGATCGACAGACAGTTGAAGATCCTGGCTCGTCGGCTGGAGGCGACTGAGATTGCGGAATATGTACAGTTGTTAAATCACCCGCTCCGTCTGATCCTGATCAACATCTTCACCGGCATAGCACGCGGTATCGGGATTGCGATCGGATTTACCCTGTTCGCTGCATTCATCGTGTATGCCCTGCAAAGAATCGGGGCACTCAACCTCCCTGTCATTGGTAATTTTGTCGCGGAAATCGCCAAGATCGTCCAGGCAGAATTGGATTTAAACCGGCCCACATATTGA
- a CDS encoding TraR/DksA C4-type zinc finger protein, with amino-acid sequence MTEAQQSALRAQLLEEKRRLQERLTSNDHFGMSKGMNDSIGELSGYDNHPADIGTELYERGKDLALNEAAEHQLEEIELALLRMEDGTYGRCVVCGDPIPYERLEAVPATAYCKEHQPGGDVSHRRPVEEQVIHPPFGEHFNDGNEERSAYDAEDAWQEVERYGTSNPPDYFRDGESYNELTIDHDEKRGYIDDFEGFTITDAHGNTEEITDITHNEAYERAEESWEKRRKK; translated from the coding sequence ATGACGGAAGCACAACAGTCCGCGTTGCGGGCGCAATTGCTGGAGGAAAAACGTCGTTTGCAAGAGCGGCTTACTAGCAATGATCATTTCGGAATGTCAAAAGGGATGAACGATTCCATCGGTGAGTTGTCGGGCTATGACAATCATCCCGCTGATATCGGCACGGAGCTGTACGAACGGGGTAAGGATTTGGCGTTGAATGAGGCCGCCGAACACCAGTTGGAGGAGATCGAGCTGGCATTATTGCGCATGGAAGATGGTACGTATGGTCGATGCGTCGTATGCGGGGACCCGATTCCCTACGAGCGGCTAGAAGCGGTACCCGCCACCGCCTATTGCAAGGAACACCAACCGGGCGGAGATGTCTCCCACCGCCGGCCAGTAGAAGAACAAGTGATTCACCCACCTTTCGGTGAGCATTTTAACGACGGGAATGAGGAAAGAAGCGCTTATGATGCCGAGGATGCATGGCAGGAAGTGGAGCGTTACGGTACATCCAACCCGCCGGACTATTTCCGCGATGGCGAGAGCTACAATGAGTTGACAATCGATCACGATGAAAAACGGGGTTATATTGACGACTTCGAAGGTTTCACGATTACGGATGCACACGGCAATACTGAAGAGATTACGGACATCACGCACAATGAAGCCTATGAACGCGCAGAGGAGTCATGGGAAAAACGGCGGAAAAAATGA
- the lspA gene encoding signal peptidase II: MLRYYLIAITVLVIDQLTKWLVATKMSLYESIPLIQGVFYITSHRNRGAAFGILQNQQWLFITVTLVVITFLLVYLHRLGRERAGASWSFALILGGAVGNLLDRVRLGEVVDFFDFRLIHYPIFNVADSAIVIGVILLVIDTFRQGNESEESAAKASATDD, encoded by the coding sequence GTGTTACGGTATTATTTGATCGCAATAACCGTGTTAGTGATCGACCAACTGACCAAATGGTTGGTTGCGACCAAAATGTCGCTATATGAGTCCATCCCCCTGATTCAAGGGGTGTTTTACATCACATCTCATCGTAACCGCGGGGCGGCATTCGGCATCCTGCAAAATCAGCAGTGGTTGTTTATCACTGTGACGTTGGTTGTCATCACTTTTTTGCTGGTGTATTTGCACCGCTTGGGTAGGGAACGAGCCGGTGCTTCGTGGTCGTTTGCCCTCATTTTGGGGGGAGCGGTCGGTAATTTGCTGGATCGGGTACGCCTCGGGGAAGTCGTCGACTTTTTTGACTTTCGGTTGATCCATTACCCCATCTTCAATGTGGCTGATTCCGCCATTGTCATCGGTGTCATTCTGTTGGTGATCGACACGTTCCGTCAAGGGAACGAATCGGAAGAATCGGCGGCGAAAGCGAGTGCGACCGATGATTGA
- a CDS encoding RluA family pseudouridine synthase: protein MIEEETRIVWRADESAEGERIDKAVTSLDDDWSRSAVQAWIKEGRVTVNGRTVKANYRLETGDEVIVSVPPVEELAVEPEPIPLDVRYEDEDVIVVNKPRGMVVHPAPGNTSGTLVNALLAHCQDLSGIGGVARPGIVHRIDKDTSGLLMVAKNDMAHQSLAAQLKEHSVDRIYLAIVHGNIPHSRGTVDAPIGRDPHDRKKMAINHKNGKPAVTHFAVLEHWQQASLIECKLETGRTHQIRVHMASIGHPLIGDPVYGPKKNRYPIQGQALHAKVLGFDHPRTGQRIRLEAELPEDMEKLISLFRAENH, encoded by the coding sequence ATGATTGAGGAAGAAACCCGCATCGTATGGCGGGCGGATGAATCGGCTGAAGGGGAGCGGATCGACAAGGCGGTTACTTCTTTGGATGACGACTGGTCCCGCTCTGCAGTTCAAGCATGGATCAAAGAAGGACGGGTCACGGTCAACGGTCGAACGGTGAAAGCCAATTACCGATTGGAGACGGGGGACGAGGTGATCGTCTCCGTCCCGCCGGTAGAGGAGTTGGCGGTGGAACCGGAACCGATTCCGTTGGACGTGCGGTATGAAGATGAAGACGTCATCGTCGTGAACAAACCGCGGGGCATGGTGGTTCACCCGGCGCCGGGTAACACCTCTGGCACACTTGTGAACGCGTTGCTGGCCCACTGCCAAGACCTGTCCGGAATTGGTGGCGTGGCGCGTCCGGGCATCGTTCACCGCATCGACAAAGATACGTCGGGACTATTGATGGTGGCCAAGAACGACATGGCCCATCAATCGCTGGCAGCGCAGTTGAAGGAGCACAGTGTGGATCGCATATATCTCGCCATTGTGCACGGCAACATACCGCACAGTCGTGGAACGGTTGATGCACCGATCGGACGGGACCCGCATGACCGCAAAAAAATGGCGATCAACCACAAAAACGGCAAGCCGGCCGTCACCCATTTTGCCGTGTTGGAGCACTGGCAACAAGCGTCTTTGATCGAATGCAAGCTGGAGACGGGGCGTACCCATCAAATCCGGGTACATATGGCCTCCATCGGCCACCCGTTGATCGGTGATCCGGTTTATGGACCTAAAAAGAACCGGTATCCGATCCAGGGACAGGCCCTGCACGCTAAAGTGCTGGGCTTTGACCATCCCCGTACCGGTCAACGAATTCGTTTGGAAGCGGAGCTGCCGGAGGATATGGAAAAATTAATTAGCTTATTTCGCGCGGAAAATCATTGA
- the pyrR gene encoding bifunctional pyr operon transcriptional regulator/uracil phosphoribosyltransferase PyrR has product MRSFFCAKEGFVIEAKTILDEAAIRRALTRIAHEILERNKGVENTVLVGIRTRGIYLARRLSERIQQIEGVSVPVGELDITLYRDDLTEKAEQPEVRGSEIPVEIHGKKVILVDDVLYTGRTVRAAMDALIDMGRPRMIQLAVLIDRGHRELPIRPDYVGKNVPTSQNELVAVLLQESDGLDAVEIRKQPKK; this is encoded by the coding sequence GTGAGAAGCTTTTTTTGTGCCAAGGAGGGATTCGTCATCGAAGCGAAAACCATTTTGGATGAGGCGGCGATTCGGCGGGCACTGACCCGTATCGCACACGAGATTCTGGAACGGAACAAAGGCGTGGAAAATACGGTGCTTGTCGGAATTCGAACGCGGGGCATCTATCTGGCTCGGCGTTTGAGTGAGCGCATTCAGCAAATTGAAGGAGTCAGCGTTCCGGTAGGAGAGTTGGACATCACCCTGTACAGGGATGATTTGACTGAAAAAGCGGAGCAACCGGAAGTGCGGGGTTCTGAGATCCCGGTAGAGATTCACGGCAAAAAGGTGATTCTCGTCGATGACGTTCTCTACACCGGGCGGACGGTTCGCGCGGCGATGGATGCTTTGATCGATATGGGGCGGCCGCGCATGATCCAACTGGCGGTCCTGATCGACCGCGGTCACCGCGAATTGCCGATACGGCCGGACTATGTCGGCAAAAACGTCCCCACTTCTCAGAACGAACTGGTGGCGGTTCTGCTTCAGGAATCAGACGGACTTGATGCGGTGGAAATCCGGAAACAACCGAAAAAATAA
- the uraA gene encoding uracil permease, which translates to MKRNMVLDVHERPQALKWLALSLQHLFAMFGATILVPLLTGLEPSVALLSSGIGTIAYLIVTKGKIPAYLGSSFAFIIPIITVSKAEGVGAALFGCFLSGLVYGVVALAVSKYGVGWLDRLLPPVVIGSIIIVIGLALAGVAVDMASTTKVVQEVPKTAQALSALPGKVESVDPQAGTVTLKVYSLKHFGVAMATLAIAILASLVFRGFLNLIPVLVGIVGGYIVAYFAGLVDLTPVKQASWFALPDFHTPTVSWKAAFVIVPVTLVTLTEHIGHLMVTSSIMDRDLAKNPGLHRSLLGDGVATSIAAMIGGPPSTTYGENIGVMAITRIFSVWVIGGAAVFAMAFSFIGKLSALISTVPPAVMGGVSILLFGIIASAGLRMLVENGVDFNDRRNLVIASVVLVIGVGGAALKLVGIHLEIEGMALATLVGMFLNLVLPKNGERTEESDDTQGELAVNRPVSG; encoded by the coding sequence ATGAAACGGAACATGGTGTTGGATGTACACGAACGTCCCCAGGCACTCAAATGGCTGGCGCTCAGTCTGCAACACTTGTTTGCGATGTTCGGCGCGACCATTCTCGTGCCGTTGTTGACGGGACTAGAACCGTCAGTGGCACTTTTGTCGAGCGGGATCGGGACGATCGCCTACCTCATCGTCACGAAAGGAAAAATACCCGCCTATCTCGGCTCTTCCTTCGCTTTCATCATTCCGATCATCACTGTGTCCAAAGCCGAGGGTGTGGGTGCAGCGCTGTTCGGATGCTTTCTTTCTGGCCTGGTGTACGGTGTGGTCGCATTGGCCGTTTCCAAATACGGGGTTGGCTGGTTGGACCGCTTGCTGCCCCCGGTCGTGATCGGTTCGATCATCATCGTGATCGGGTTGGCCCTGGCCGGAGTGGCCGTTGATATGGCCAGCACGACGAAAGTGGTACAGGAAGTGCCCAAAACCGCGCAGGCATTGTCCGCCTTGCCAGGGAAAGTGGAAAGTGTGGACCCTCAAGCGGGTACGGTGACATTGAAAGTGTACTCGCTCAAACACTTCGGTGTGGCGATGGCGACGCTGGCGATCGCGATTTTGGCCAGCTTGGTGTTCCGGGGGTTCCTCAATTTGATCCCGGTGTTGGTGGGGATTGTGGGTGGCTATATCGTAGCGTATTTTGCCGGACTTGTTGACTTGACTCCCGTTAAGCAAGCCAGCTGGTTCGCGCTTCCGGATTTCCACACCCCGACCGTCTCGTGGAAAGCGGCGTTTGTGATCGTGCCGGTCACGCTGGTTACCCTGACCGAGCATATCGGCCACCTGATGGTGACCTCTAGCATCATGGACCGGGATTTGGCGAAAAATCCGGGATTGCACCGGTCTCTGCTGGGTGACGGCGTAGCCACTTCGATCGCCGCAATGATCGGCGGGCCTCCGAGCACCACATATGGAGAAAACATCGGGGTGATGGCGATCACGCGCATCTTCAGCGTTTGGGTGATCGGCGGTGCGGCCGTGTTTGCGATGGCGTTTTCCTTCATAGGAAAATTGTCCGCGCTGATTTCCACCGTTCCGCCGGCGGTGATGGGTGGCGTCTCCATCCTCCTGTTCGGCATCATCGCTTCGGCCGGCTTGAGGATGCTGGTGGAAAACGGTGTTGACTTCAATGATCGGCGCAACCTGGTGATCGCTTCGGTGGTGCTGGTGATCGGTGTTGGCGGTGCCGCACTGAAATTGGTGGGCATCCATCTGGAGATTGAAGGAATGGCGTTGGCGACGCTGGTCGGGATGTTTCTCAATCTGGTGCTGCCAAAGAACGGCGAGCGAACAGAAGAATCGGATGATACCCAAGGTGAACTGGCGGTTAACCGGCCGGTTTCCGGATAA
- a CDS encoding aspartate carbamoyltransferase catalytic subunit gives MNIAVRSNDTNLIDTNGLSRSELMDILERARFYENQKGMVPPRYLGRFAANLFFEPSTRTRFSFEVAEKRLGLEVLNFSEETSSTVKGETLADTLKTLAAIGVEVAVIRHSQSGIAEEMVKQNNGVRLVNAGDGHNAHPTQALLDLYTLHKHFGDLNGLRVAIIGDLRHSRVARSNLWSLTTMGAEVVFSGPETMRAPDLEEHAPYLPIDEAIAQADAVMMLRVQLERHRERLFTTREAYHQHYGLTLERFARMRDHAVILHPGPVNRDVELADELVEHPRSKVFEQMKNGVWVRMAVLERVLEGGNL, from the coding sequence ATGAACATCGCCGTTCGATCCAACGATACCAATCTGATCGACACCAACGGATTGTCCCGAAGCGAGTTGATGGACATTTTGGAACGGGCTCGTTTTTACGAAAACCAAAAGGGGATGGTACCGCCGCGTTATCTCGGGCGGTTTGCCGCCAACCTGTTTTTCGAACCGAGCACGCGGACGCGGTTTTCCTTTGAGGTAGCGGAGAAACGTCTGGGCTTGGAAGTGTTGAATTTCTCGGAGGAAACTTCCAGCACCGTTAAGGGAGAAACATTGGCCGACACGTTGAAAACCTTGGCTGCCATCGGAGTGGAAGTGGCGGTGATCCGTCATAGCCAGTCCGGGATCGCAGAAGAAATGGTCAAACAAAACAACGGTGTCCGATTGGTCAATGCCGGAGACGGCCACAATGCCCATCCGACCCAGGCACTGCTGGATCTCTACACTTTGCACAAACACTTCGGAGATTTGAACGGATTGCGTGTGGCCATCATCGGCGACTTGCGCCACAGCCGGGTAGCGCGTTCCAATCTGTGGTCGCTGACCACGATGGGAGCCGAGGTGGTGTTCAGCGGACCAGAAACGATGCGGGCGCCGGATCTGGAAGAACACGCGCCGTATCTGCCGATCGACGAAGCGATTGCACAGGCAGATGCCGTGATGATGCTCCGGGTGCAACTGGAGCGGCACCGCGAACGGTTGTTTACCACTAGAGAAGCATACCATCAGCATTACGGACTGACGTTGGAGCGGTTTGCACGCATGCGGGATCATGCGGTGATCCTGCACCCCGGACCGGTCAACCGGGATGTGGAGTTGGCGGACGAGCTGGTGGAGCATCCGCGCTCCAAGGTGTTTGAGCAGATGAAGAATGGCGTATGGGTTCGCATGGCGGTGTTGGAACGTGTTCTAGAAGGGGGAAATCTGTGA